From the Hymenobacter yonginensis genome, one window contains:
- a CDS encoding pseudouridine synthase, whose translation MGKKHNSGNAAGGRGRTDRPSSSAGGSGFYQKFSAPRGAGSGSAGEGRPPRFGGDRDRSGGRSGDAPRGDFSSRPSFGRGPADRTGGSGFGGPKKFGNGGGSFGGRSEGGFGGNSRPRDNGGDSRSFSSRPSGGRDFDRGGSRREDSRSGGFGGPRRDNDDRRSGGFGGGGRRDDDRRGGFNSTPRRDNDDRPVRPFEPRKTWDGQPYRQEGRPAVPRGAAGERNRKFVKADPNQPTAPTGYTPRPASFEPTPRLEDAKDQGPDRAIRPARPFDFRSRPEGLDAERPASPRPERGADFGDRPRGAFNDRRESGFKPRSTGERPAFGNRSFNERSEGGFGNRNSADRREPSRGASDADRDARPYGTRPERPAPKRFGHDASTPNRADKLKRGEVAGQAPDYKNLKHYEDDKSRGNKRRREEEDVKGDELRLNRYIANAGVCSRREADSLIAAGEIKVNGEVVTEMGYKVQPTDTVQYGKTNLNREKLVYVLLNKPKDTITTTEDPEGRRTVMDLVKESSKERIFPVGRLDRNTTGLLLFTNDGEVAQKLSHPSHRNKKIYQAELDKPLTEEHLGMIAAGIELEDGKAEVDDVAVVAGNPHFVGIEIHIGRNRIVRRIFEHLGYDVVSLDRVQYAGLTKKDLPRGKWRFLNEKEVIRLKYFM comes from the coding sequence ATGGGCAAGAAGCACAATTCCGGCAATGCAGCCGGCGGCCGCGGCCGCACCGACCGTCCTTCCAGCAGCGCTGGCGGCTCCGGCTTTTATCAGAAATTCTCCGCTCCGCGTGGCGCGGGCAGTGGCTCGGCCGGCGAAGGCCGCCCCCCCCGCTTTGGCGGCGACCGTGACCGTTCGGGTGGCCGCTCCGGCGACGCGCCCCGCGGCGACTTCTCTTCGCGTCCTTCCTTCGGGCGTGGCCCCGCTGACCGCACGGGCGGCAGCGGCTTCGGCGGCCCCAAGAAATTTGGCAATGGCGGCGGCAGCTTTGGCGGCCGCAGCGAAGGGGGCTTCGGTGGTAACTCCCGCCCCCGCGACAACGGCGGCGACAGCCGTTCGTTTAGCAGCCGCCCTTCGGGTGGCCGCGACTTCGACCGGGGCGGCTCGCGCCGGGAAGACAGCCGCAGCGGCGGCTTCGGTGGCCCGCGCCGTGACAACGACGACCGCCGCAGCGGTGGTTTCGGAGGTGGTGGCCGTCGCGACGACGACCGCCGTGGTGGCTTCAACTCGACCCCGCGCCGCGACAACGACGACCGCCCGGTGCGGCCGTTTGAACCACGCAAAACCTGGGACGGCCAGCCTTACCGCCAGGAAGGCCGCCCGGCGGTGCCCCGCGGGGCTGCTGGTGAGCGGAACCGCAAGTTTGTGAAAGCCGACCCCAACCAGCCAACTGCCCCCACGGGCTACACGCCGCGCCCGGCCAGCTTCGAGCCGACCCCACGCCTAGAGGATGCCAAAGACCAGGGCCCGGACCGCGCTATCCGGCCGGCCCGCCCGTTTGATTTCCGCAGCCGTCCCGAGGGCCTCGACGCCGAGCGCCCCGCCAGCCCCCGCCCCGAGCGTGGCGCCGATTTCGGGGACCGGCCGCGTGGTGCGTTCAACGACCGCCGCGAGTCGGGCTTCAAGCCCCGCAGCACCGGCGAGCGTCCGGCCTTCGGCAACCGCAGCTTCAACGAGCGCTCGGAAGGTGGCTTCGGCAACCGCAACAGTGCCGACCGCCGCGAGCCCAGCCGTGGCGCCTCGGATGCCGACCGCGACGCCCGCCCGTATGGCACGCGCCCGGAGCGTCCGGCCCCCAAGCGTTTCGGCCATGACGCCTCCACGCCCAACCGTGCCGACAAGCTGAAGCGCGGCGAGGTGGCCGGCCAGGCCCCCGACTATAAAAACCTCAAGCATTACGAGGACGACAAAAGCCGCGGCAACAAGCGCCGCCGCGAAGAGGAAGACGTGAAAGGCGACGAGCTGCGCCTGAATCGCTACATCGCCAACGCGGGCGTTTGCTCGCGCCGTGAAGCCGACTCACTGATTGCAGCCGGCGAAATCAAGGTGAACGGCGAAGTGGTGACGGAAATGGGCTACAAAGTGCAGCCTACCGACACCGTGCAGTACGGCAAAACCAACCTCAACCGCGAGAAGCTGGTGTACGTGCTGCTCAACAAGCCCAAAGACACCATCACGACCACCGAGGACCCCGAAGGCCGCCGCACGGTGATGGATCTGGTGAAGGAGTCATCGAAGGAGCGCATCTTCCCGGTGGGCCGCCTCGACCGCAACACCACGGGACTGCTGCTGTTCACCAACGACGGTGAGGTGGCGCAGAAACTTTCGCACCCTTCGCACCGCAACAAGAAGATCTACCAGGCTGAGTTGGACAAGCCGCTCACCGAGGAGCATCTGGGCATGATTGCGGCCGGCATTGAGCTGGAAGATGGCAAGGCTGAAGTGGACGACGTGGCCGTAGTGGCCGGAAACCCGCACTTTGTGGGCATCGAAATCCACATCGGACGGAACCGCATCGTGCGCCGCATCTTCGAGCACCTCGGCTACGACGTGGTGTCGCTGGATCGGGTGCAGTACGCGGGCCTCACCAAAAAGGACCTGCCACGCGGCAAGTGGCGCTTCCTCAACGAGAAGGAAGTGATTCGCCTGAAGTATTTCATGTAA
- the lptC gene encoding LPS export ABC transporter periplasmic protein LptC — protein MNKLPMAACSFLIPGRLGLVALLAAGLLAAGCQKKDPAASKKEVEYKGPLLETTNVLTLYSDSAKLQIKYTAPLEQQFESGDKLYPKGIDVTFYTKGGAKVLNTLRGNYGRYDKAKNLYLIRGDVRVSNVEKQQSMKTEEMYFDQNKQLIYNDTTQLVRIQTPTEVLTGYGLTANQDFSRYTILKPEGVFTIDQAATQPAK, from the coding sequence TTGAATAAGCTGCCCATGGCTGCCTGCTCGTTTCTGATTCCTGGCCGGCTGGGGCTGGTGGCGCTCTTGGCCGCCGGCCTGCTGGCGGCTGGCTGCCAGAAAAAGGACCCGGCCGCCAGCAAAAAGGAGGTGGAATACAAAGGCCCGCTGCTGGAAACCACCAACGTGCTGACGCTCTACAGCGACTCGGCCAAGCTGCAGATCAAATACACGGCCCCGCTGGAGCAGCAGTTCGAAAGCGGCGACAAGCTCTATCCCAAGGGCATCGACGTGACCTTCTACACTAAGGGCGGCGCCAAGGTGCTCAACACGCTGCGCGGCAACTATGGCCGCTACGACAAGGCCAAAAACCTGTACCTGATCCGCGGCGACGTGCGCGTGAGCAACGTGGAGAAGCAGCAGTCGATGAAAACGGAGGAGATGTACTTCGACCAGAACAAGCAGCTGATCTACAACGACACCACCCAGCTCGTGCGCATCCAGACGCCCACCGAGGTGCTGACCGGCTACGGCCTCACGGCCAACCAGGACTTCTCGCGCTACACCATTCTCAAGCCGGAGGGCGTGTTCACCATCGACCAGGCTGCCACGCAGCCGGCGAAATAA
- a CDS encoding OmpP1/FadL family transporter codes for MLNSKYAGLLGLTLLSLGAATRGQGQGLGNSPYSRLGLGDTYFNAGGIRQMGMGGVGISAPNGTQVNELNPALLYYMNRTTWEFAAVGQYKTIENNQTSQKTGTGKLNYLALAVPLSSRWGAAIGLKPFSSVDFESVESQRVNNDPTLAQVVKQYRGTGELSEAYFAQGVRVAKGLSVGVVASYVFGSIDVSTGTQVVPDVVSENDALEKTVLLDHIHYSDFKFRGGAQYRSKLNSTLNYNLGAVYSFQTQLNGERSLTLDRQAFAGNQVESLVLESGEGSANLPALAQFGVSLDNNKNWSASLDVANQQWSKFRAFNERGGTVGVPLNNTWRAGLGGEFAPDPTSVDKYFRRVTYRAGVSVAEMPYRPGGQVLYDRAVSWGFSFPVSASALDATTLNMGFTYGRRGNTDVQQLSSGATERNIQESYIRAQLGISLNNRWFIKRRIE; via the coding sequence ATGTTGAACTCTAAATACGCCGGGCTGCTGGGCCTAACGCTGCTGAGCCTCGGGGCTGCCACGCGCGGCCAGGGCCAGGGCCTGGGCAATTCTCCTTATTCCCGCCTCGGGCTGGGCGACACGTACTTCAACGCGGGCGGTATCCGGCAGATGGGGATGGGCGGTGTCGGTATTTCGGCCCCCAACGGCACCCAGGTAAACGAGCTGAACCCGGCGCTGCTTTACTACATGAACCGCACGACGTGGGAGTTTGCGGCCGTAGGGCAGTACAAAACCATCGAAAACAACCAGACGTCGCAGAAGACGGGCACCGGCAAGCTGAACTATCTGGCGCTGGCCGTTCCGCTTTCCAGCCGCTGGGGAGCAGCCATCGGCCTCAAGCCCTTCAGCTCCGTCGATTTCGAGTCGGTGGAGTCGCAGCGCGTCAACAACGACCCGACGCTGGCGCAGGTGGTGAAGCAGTACCGCGGCACCGGCGAGCTGTCGGAGGCCTACTTTGCGCAGGGTGTGCGGGTGGCCAAAGGCCTCTCGGTGGGCGTGGTAGCCTCCTATGTGTTTGGCAGCATTGACGTGAGCACCGGCACGCAGGTGGTGCCCGACGTGGTGAGCGAAAACGACGCGCTGGAAAAAACCGTCCTGCTCGACCACATTCACTACTCCGACTTCAAGTTCCGGGGCGGCGCCCAGTACCGCAGCAAGCTCAACAGCACCCTCAACTACAACCTGGGCGCAGTCTACAGCTTCCAGACCCAGCTCAACGGCGAGCGGAGCCTCACGCTGGACCGCCAGGCCTTTGCCGGCAACCAGGTGGAGAGCCTCGTGCTGGAAAGCGGCGAAGGCTCGGCCAACCTGCCGGCGCTGGCTCAGTTCGGCGTCAGCCTCGACAACAACAAAAACTGGTCGGCGAGCCTGGACGTGGCCAACCAGCAGTGGTCGAAGTTCCGGGCGTTCAATGAGCGCGGCGGCACGGTGGGCGTGCCCCTGAACAACACGTGGCGCGCGGGCCTGGGCGGCGAGTTTGCCCCCGACCCGACTTCCGTGGATAAATACTTCCGGCGCGTGACGTACCGGGCCGGCGTATCGGTGGCCGAAATGCCCTACCGTCCCGGCGGGCAGGTGCTCTACGACCGGGCCGTGAGCTGGGGCTTCTCGTTCCCGGTGTCGGCCTCGGCGCTTGATGCCACCACGCTCAACATGGGCTTCACCTATGGCCGCCGCGGCAACACCGACGTGCAGCAGCTGAGCAGCGGCGCTACCGAGCGCAACATCCAGGAAAGCTACATCCGCGCCCAGCTGGGCATTTCGCTCAACAACCGCTGGTTTATCAAGCGTCGCATTGAATAA
- a CDS encoding tetratricopeptide repeat protein: MSKIPYTGKTPGARQPQQPVSADPLGQETYAVEHPLLEDPDALAVRLADSEDFLRRNKNVLLGLLTVVVLAVVGAFAFYTWRSSQDTKAQAVMFQAVNYWEADSLQKAMKGDGQNPGLETVANEYSGTKAGNLANFYAGVAALKQGQYKAAADYLEDFSSDDLLVQARAYSLLGDANLELNKPQEAADFYSKAANHNANEQFTPVYLLKEATARELAKDTEGALKAYDRIITEYPASFEVNEARQYKARVEALSGK, encoded by the coding sequence ATGTCGAAGATTCCTTACACGGGTAAAACACCCGGCGCCCGTCAGCCTCAGCAGCCCGTATCGGCCGATCCGCTAGGGCAAGAAACCTATGCTGTGGAACATCCGCTGCTGGAAGATCCGGACGCGCTGGCCGTACGCCTAGCCGATTCCGAGGACTTCCTGCGCCGCAACAAGAACGTGCTGCTGGGTTTGCTGACGGTAGTGGTGCTGGCCGTGGTTGGCGCATTTGCCTTCTACACCTGGCGTTCTTCGCAGGACACCAAGGCGCAGGCCGTGATGTTCCAGGCCGTGAACTACTGGGAGGCTGACTCGCTGCAGAAGGCCATGAAAGGTGACGGCCAGAACCCCGGGCTGGAAACGGTAGCCAACGAGTACAGCGGCACCAAGGCCGGCAACCTCGCCAACTTCTACGCCGGTGTGGCCGCCCTCAAGCAGGGCCAGTACAAAGCTGCCGCCGATTACCTCGAAGACTTCTCGTCCGACGATCTGCTGGTGCAGGCCCGCGCTTACTCGCTGCTCGGCGACGCCAACCTGGAGCTGAACAAGCCTCAGGAAGCTGCCGACTTCTACAGCAAGGCTGCCAACCACAACGCCAACGAGCAGTTCACGCCGGTGTACCTGCTGAAGGAAGCCACCGCCCGCGAGCTAGCCAAAGACACGGAAGGCGCCCTCAAGGCCTACGACCGTATCATCACGGAGTACCCCGCCTCGTTTGAGGTGAACGAGGCCCGCCAGTACAAGGCCCGCGTGGAAGCCCTGAGCGGCAAGTAG
- a CDS encoding peptidylprolyl isomerase: MALINTIREKSGWAVGTVAIGMLFFIVGSDLVGGKNRLFNRNENVVGEVAGEKVELADFNNTLEQAKQSFVQQQGRQPDEQTMGYLRDQAWNQTIYRIAFQKEFDKLGLSVSDDELTDMVQGKNIHPSIRQAFTDQQTGQFDRAKIIQYLQGLDKLPPDAQAAWRNFEANLGPERVGQKYNNLLKLSTYVTSAEAKRFDEDQNTRASMRYLFVPYFSISDSAVKVTDDQLQAYLDKNKGRYKVEDGRTIEYVSIPVTASVEDSTAARQAVDQLATQFASAPNDSLFVKLNSDQPYSAAYVSPADMPEKLRQQLPLTVGKVYGPFSENGTTSLFKVTGAKAGAQAAARASHILIKPEGTTPEADAAAKVKATDILNKIKGGADFAALARQFGTDGTTATGGDLGWFQQGRMVPEFEKAVFGATSAGLLPSLVKTSFGYHIVKITAPKTSQTYQVAAVQKRITPSEATNEAAYAKAQALKGEITDLESFRKAVAKDKTLQKQEAKGLGRGERAVNNLQNAREIVRWAYGTAGKETAIGDVSEVFDMGDQYVIAVLTGERSKGTADVASLKPELQAAVRNEEKAKQIMAKLQGKTGTLEQIAATYGAQAQVKTADNVVLGTGTIPGLGGEPLAVGKVFGLKAGQKSAPIQGEQGVLIVEPVSVQKPAAASDVAAIKKQLMAQRQNRADGLIYEAVKANANIKDERNKFF; this comes from the coding sequence ATGGCATTAATTAACACGATTCGAGAAAAATCAGGCTGGGCCGTGGGCACTGTCGCCATCGGCATGCTCTTCTTCATCGTGGGCAGCGACCTTGTCGGGGGTAAAAACCGGCTTTTCAACCGCAACGAAAACGTGGTGGGCGAAGTAGCCGGCGAAAAAGTGGAGCTGGCCGATTTCAACAACACCCTGGAGCAGGCCAAGCAGAGCTTCGTGCAGCAGCAGGGCCGCCAGCCCGACGAGCAGACGATGGGCTACCTGCGCGACCAGGCCTGGAACCAGACCATCTACCGCATTGCCTTCCAGAAGGAGTTCGACAAGCTCGGCCTGTCGGTGTCCGACGACGAGCTGACCGACATGGTGCAGGGCAAGAACATCCACCCCAGCATCCGCCAGGCCTTCACCGACCAGCAGACCGGCCAGTTCGACCGCGCCAAAATCATTCAGTACCTGCAGGGCCTCGACAAGCTGCCGCCCGATGCGCAGGCTGCCTGGCGCAACTTCGAAGCCAACCTCGGCCCGGAGCGCGTAGGCCAGAAATACAACAACCTGCTCAAGCTGAGCACCTACGTAACGTCGGCCGAAGCCAAGCGCTTCGATGAAGACCAGAACACCCGCGCTTCTATGCGCTACCTGTTCGTGCCTTACTTCTCCATCTCCGATTCGGCGGTGAAAGTAACTGACGACCAGCTGCAGGCCTACCTCGACAAGAACAAGGGCCGCTACAAAGTGGAAGACGGCCGCACCATCGAGTACGTGAGCATTCCGGTAACGGCTTCGGTGGAAGACAGCACCGCCGCCCGCCAGGCTGTCGATCAGCTGGCCACGCAGTTTGCCTCGGCTCCGAATGACTCGCTGTTCGTGAAGCTCAACTCCGACCAGCCGTACAGCGCTGCCTACGTGTCGCCGGCTGATATGCCGGAGAAGCTGCGCCAGCAGCTGCCGCTCACGGTGGGCAAGGTATACGGCCCGTTCTCGGAGAACGGTACCACCAGCCTCTTCAAAGTGACGGGTGCCAAAGCCGGTGCTCAGGCTGCCGCCCGCGCCAGCCACATCCTCATCAAGCCCGAAGGCACCACGCCGGAGGCTGATGCGGCGGCCAAAGTGAAAGCCACCGACATCCTCAACAAAATCAAAGGTGGCGCTGACTTCGCGGCTCTGGCCCGCCAGTTCGGCACCGACGGCACCACCGCCACCGGCGGCGACCTGGGCTGGTTCCAGCAGGGCCGCATGGTTCCGGAGTTCGAGAAAGCCGTATTCGGCGCCACCTCGGCTGGCCTGCTGCCCAGCCTCGTGAAAACGTCGTTCGGCTACCACATCGTAAAAATCACCGCACCTAAAACCAGCCAGACCTATCAGGTAGCTGCGGTGCAGAAGCGCATCACGCCTTCGGAAGCTACCAACGAAGCCGCCTACGCCAAGGCTCAGGCCCTAAAAGGTGAGATTACCGATCTGGAGTCGTTCCGCAAGGCGGTAGCCAAAGACAAAACCCTGCAGAAGCAGGAAGCCAAAGGCCTCGGCCGCGGCGAGCGGGCCGTAAACAACTTGCAGAACGCCCGCGAGATTGTGCGCTGGGCCTACGGCACGGCCGGTAAGGAAACCGCCATCGGCGATGTGTCCGAGGTGTTCGACATGGGCGACCAGTACGTTATTGCGGTCCTGACCGGCGAGCGGAGCAAAGGTACCGCCGACGTAGCCAGCCTGAAGCCTGAGCTGCAGGCCGCCGTGCGTAACGAAGAAAAGGCCAAGCAGATCATGGCCAAGCTGCAGGGTAAGACCGGCACGCTGGAGCAGATTGCCGCTACCTACGGCGCGCAGGCCCAGGTGAAAACGGCCGACAACGTGGTGCTGGGCACTGGCACCATTCCGGGCCTGGGCGGCGAGCCGCTGGCCGTGGGCAAGGTATTCGGCCTGAAAGCCGGGCAGAAGTCGGCCCCCATCCAGGGTGAGCAGGGCGTGCTGATTGTGGAGCCGGTGAGCGTGCAGAAGCCTGCCGCCGCCTCCGACGTAGCCGCCATCAAGAAGCAACTCATGGCCCAGCGCCAGAACCGCGCCGACGGCCTCATCTACGAAGCCGTGAAAGCCAACGCCAACATCAAAGACGAGCGCAACAAGTTCTTCTAG
- a CDS encoding TraR/DksA family transcriptional regulator encodes MSDETIRYSREDLAEFEQIIQDKLTAARKEVSFIKETLSRKNDSGTDNTASSSKVLEDGADTAEKESLNQLASRQMKFIQQLENALVRIKNGTYGVCIGTGKLIPKERLRAVPHTQHSIEAKMARRD; translated from the coding sequence ATGAGTGACGAAACCATACGCTATTCCAGAGAGGATTTGGCTGAGTTTGAGCAAATCATTCAGGATAAGCTAACCGCCGCCCGCAAAGAAGTATCCTTCATCAAGGAAACCCTGAGCCGCAAAAACGACTCGGGTACCGACAACACCGCCTCGTCGAGCAAGGTGCTGGAAGACGGCGCCGACACGGCCGAGAAGGAGAGCCTCAACCAGCTGGCTTCGCGCCAGATGAAGTTCATCCAGCAGCTCGAAAATGCGCTGGTGCGCATCAAGAACGGCACCTACGGCGTGTGCATCGGTACCGGCAAGCTGATTCCGAAAGAGCGGCTGCGCGCCGTACCGCACACCCAACACTCCATTGAAGCCAAAATGGCTCGTCGCGACTAG
- the pdhA gene encoding pyruvate dehydrogenase (acetyl-transferring) E1 component subunit alpha, which produces MAETKVKAAPKASNSAKKTSTQKAVAKSDAVTKTVTQPDPVLPPANGAAPAVTKKGGKSAKGAEPAKPKFSKETYLRWYEQMQLMRKFEEKAGQLYGQQKIKGFCHLYIGQEACAAGAASALTKADKWITAYRDHAHPLALGTSPDAIMAELYAKATGCSKGKGGSMHIFDKEVNFIGGHGIVGAQVPMGAGIAFAEKYNKTGNVCICYMGDGAVRQGALHEAFNMAMLWKLPVIFVVENNGYAMGTSVQRTSNVTELYHIGRGYDMPSEPVNGMSVEDVHDAVARAAERARAGEGPTFLEFKTYRYKGHSMSDPAKYRTKDELEDYRSRDVIESVRHTILTNNMATEDDLTAIDEKIKAQVLQSVEFAETSPYPTADELYKDVYVQQDYPYIRD; this is translated from the coding sequence ATGGCGGAGACGAAAGTAAAGGCTGCCCCCAAGGCTTCCAACTCGGCGAAGAAAACGTCGACCCAGAAGGCCGTGGCCAAAAGTGACGCGGTTACCAAAACGGTAACTCAGCCTGATCCGGTGTTGCCGCCCGCCAACGGCGCGGCTCCTGCCGTTACGAAGAAAGGCGGCAAATCGGCGAAAGGGGCTGAGCCTGCCAAGCCAAAGTTTTCCAAGGAAACCTACCTGCGCTGGTACGAGCAGATGCAGCTCATGCGCAAGTTTGAGGAGAAGGCCGGCCAGCTCTACGGTCAGCAAAAGATCAAAGGCTTCTGCCACCTTTATATCGGGCAGGAAGCCTGTGCCGCTGGTGCGGCCTCGGCCCTGACCAAAGCCGACAAGTGGATTACCGCTTACCGCGACCATGCGCACCCGCTGGCCTTGGGCACCTCGCCCGACGCAATCATGGCTGAGCTGTACGCCAAGGCTACCGGCTGCTCGAAGGGTAAAGGTGGCTCGATGCACATCTTCGATAAGGAGGTGAACTTCATCGGCGGCCACGGCATCGTGGGCGCGCAGGTGCCCATGGGCGCCGGCATTGCCTTCGCCGAGAAATACAACAAGACGGGCAACGTGTGCATCTGCTACATGGGCGACGGCGCCGTGCGCCAGGGCGCCCTTCACGAAGCCTTCAACATGGCCATGCTCTGGAAGCTGCCCGTCATCTTCGTGGTGGAAAACAACGGCTACGCCATGGGCACCTCGGTGCAGCGCACGTCCAACGTGACGGAGCTTTACCACATCGGCCGCGGCTACGACATGCCGTCGGAGCCAGTGAACGGCATGAGCGTGGAAGACGTGCACGACGCCGTGGCCCGCGCTGCTGAGCGCGCCCGCGCCGGCGAAGGTCCCACGTTCCTGGAGTTCAAAACGTACCGCTACAAAGGCCACTCCATGAGTGATCCGGCCAAGTACCGCACCAAAGACGAGCTGGAAGATTACCGCTCGCGCGACGTCATCGAATCGGTTCGCCACACCATTCTCACAAACAACATGGCTACGGAGGACGACCTTACGGCCATTGATGAGAAGATCAAGGCGCAGGTACTGCAGTCGGTGGAATTTGCCGAGACGTCTCCTTATCCTACTGCCGACGAGCTCTACAAAGACGTGTACGTGCAGCAGGACTATCCTTACATTCGCGACTAG
- the ribH gene encoding 6,7-dimethyl-8-ribityllumazine synthase — protein MATALKNLSDYSSDHFIDISDKRFGLVVAEWNREITDTLAQGAYDTLIKHGAKEENIFRNTVPGSFELTLGAQLLAQHEQIDAVICLGVVIKGETKHDDYICHAVASGITNVGLKYNKPVIFGLVTTNTLEQAWDRAGGKHGNKGVEGAVAAIHMLSF, from the coding sequence ATGGCGACTGCCCTTAAAAACCTGAGCGACTACAGCTCCGACCATTTCATCGATATTTCCGACAAGCGGTTCGGGCTGGTGGTGGCCGAGTGGAACCGCGAAATCACCGACACGCTGGCGCAGGGCGCCTACGATACGCTTATCAAGCACGGCGCCAAGGAAGAGAACATCTTCCGCAACACCGTGCCCGGTAGCTTCGAGCTGACGCTGGGCGCGCAGTTGCTGGCCCAGCACGAGCAGATTGATGCTGTCATCTGCCTGGGCGTGGTCATCAAAGGCGAAACCAAGCACGACGACTACATCTGCCACGCCGTGGCCAGCGGCATCACCAATGTGGGCCTCAAGTACAATAAGCCCGTCATCTTCGGCCTCGTGACCACCAATACCCTGGAGCAGGCTTGGGACCGGGCCGGTGGCAAGCACGGCAACAAAGGCGTGGAAGGCGCCGTGGCGGCCATTCATATGCTAAGCTTCTGA
- a CDS encoding type III pantothenate kinase, with protein sequence MRTFALDIGNTAVKYGCFDGPVLLETATGQTAAQVMAAVERLQPQHAIVASVAEPTSDWAATLRRRLPGTVLEFSSATTPLPLRNAYATPHTLGADRLAAAVGAAWLRPHQHILIVDAGTAIKCDLVEGGHTFRGGSIAPGLHMRFRALHTFTGRLPLVEIPADGAAPLPLTGDDTTSAIRSGVLNGAVAEVNGFIASYQAQYPGLSVVLAGGDAAFFQPRLKGPIFGIPELVLIGLHRILAYNVEL encoded by the coding sequence TTGCGCACGTTTGCCCTTGATATTGGGAATACGGCCGTGAAATACGGCTGCTTCGACGGGCCGGTGCTGCTGGAAACGGCCACCGGCCAGACGGCGGCGCAGGTAATGGCCGCCGTGGAGCGCCTGCAGCCGCAACATGCCATTGTGGCCTCGGTGGCGGAGCCTACCTCCGACTGGGCAGCTACGCTGCGCCGGCGCCTGCCGGGCACGGTGCTGGAGTTCAGTTCCGCCACCACGCCGCTGCCGCTGCGCAACGCCTACGCCACCCCGCACACGCTGGGCGCCGACCGGCTGGCGGCGGCCGTGGGTGCGGCCTGGCTGCGGCCCCACCAGCACATCCTGATTGTGGACGCCGGCACGGCCATCAAGTGCGACCTGGTGGAAGGTGGGCACACGTTTCGGGGGGGCAGCATTGCGCCGGGGCTGCACATGCGTTTTCGGGCCCTGCATACGTTTACGGGGCGCCTGCCGCTGGTGGAAATTCCCGCTGACGGTGCGGCCCCGCTGCCCCTCACCGGCGACGATACCACTTCGGCTATCCGAAGCGGGGTGCTCAATGGGGCCGTGGCCGAAGTGAACGGCTTCATTGCCAGCTACCAGGCGCAGTATCCGGGCCTCAGCGTGGTGCTGGCCGGCGGCGACGCTGCTTTTTTCCAACCCCGGCTGAAAGGCCCTATCTTTGGCATTCCGGAGCTCGTGCTGATTGGGCTCCACCGTATATTGGCATACAATGTTGAACTCTAA